From one Natronorubrum sediminis genomic stretch:
- a CDS encoding MBL fold metallo-hydrolase: MTETVSTPKHRELSDGLYWTQECLPLGTLSELQQFNLEEWVGADEDVHGCQNAYLLSDEQNLLFDTLTQPNGDHVVELIDDLLEGESLDYLVISHPEANHAGNTFTILEAYPDATLLVPGEAAGYGSGHGAEHELYHIASDTPADVDQVPNEIRYVEPGETIDLGTHTVEFEAPLFPDHSFTLWMSERTTNTLFTVDWMGFLHQSSNCVTVASDLDRDVAVEQVFRFHALAFPWMRFADLDAIERAVDDVRDRLDPDIIAPAHGMVLTEDLDAYLKRFLEAVEALSREGEPSNMESKLEYILRPPEVDR, translated from the coding sequence ATGACCGAAACCGTGTCTACGCCGAAACATCGAGAGCTCAGCGACGGGCTCTACTGGACCCAGGAGTGTCTTCCACTGGGCACGCTCAGCGAATTGCAGCAGTTCAATCTCGAGGAATGGGTTGGAGCCGACGAGGACGTCCACGGCTGTCAGAACGCGTATCTCCTCTCCGACGAGCAAAACCTGCTGTTCGATACGCTCACCCAGCCGAACGGCGATCACGTCGTCGAACTGATCGACGACCTGCTCGAGGGGGAATCCCTCGACTATCTCGTCATCTCGCACCCGGAGGCCAATCACGCGGGCAACACCTTCACCATCCTCGAGGCGTACCCGGATGCGACGCTGCTGGTCCCCGGCGAAGCGGCTGGCTACGGAAGCGGACACGGAGCGGAACACGAACTCTATCACATCGCGTCCGACACGCCAGCAGACGTCGATCAGGTTCCAAACGAGATTCGGTACGTCGAACCCGGTGAGACGATCGATCTGGGGACGCACACGGTCGAGTTCGAAGCGCCGTTGTTCCCCGATCACTCGTTTACGCTGTGGATGAGCGAACGAACGACGAACACCCTGTTTACGGTCGACTGGATGGGATTTCTCCATCAGAGTTCGAACTGTGTGACGGTCGCGAGCGACCTCGACCGCGACGTCGCCGTCGAACAGGTGTTCCGATTTCACGCACTGGCGTTTCCCTGGATGCGCTTTGCCGACCTCGATGCGATCGAACGCGCCGTCGACGACGTCAGAGACAGACTCGACCCCGACATCATCGCACCAGCCCACGGGATGGTCCTGACCGAGGATCTGGACGCGTACCTGAAGCGCTTCCTCGAGGCCGTCGAGGCGCTGTCTCGAGAAGGTGAGCCGAGCAATATGGAGAGCAAACTCGAGTACATATTGCGCCCGCCGGAGGTGGATCGATGA
- a CDS encoding MBL fold metallo-hydrolase translates to MTTKLTDDVHWISSCHPDDEYHMHMSEYLIRGENGTVLVDSGSSHYRDEIIAEIDQLTDGNGPDVILLTHSTLPHTENVPAFESEWGEIKTVAATGRFPEIVGLPDAEARQLNAPVEFAGRPFTCIHPLLTDVTVSQWVYDHESGVLFTAEAFGHYHDPGNCDLTTAEIDGGLSADHVDAFYLDKIPFVDYLDRERLGNAFETLFDTLDVTYVAPIHGNPIPGERLDRYVDDVIEALEPPTTA, encoded by the coding sequence ATGACGACGAAACTCACCGACGACGTCCACTGGATCTCGAGTTGCCACCCGGACGACGAGTATCACATGCACATGTCCGAGTACCTGATTCGAGGCGAGAACGGCACCGTGCTCGTCGATTCCGGCTCGAGCCACTATCGCGACGAGATTATTGCAGAAATCGATCAGCTCACCGACGGAAACGGCCCGGACGTCATACTGCTCACCCATTCGACGCTCCCCCACACCGAGAACGTTCCCGCGTTCGAATCGGAGTGGGGTGAGATCAAGACGGTCGCCGCTACAGGCCGTTTTCCCGAAATCGTCGGTCTGCCGGACGCGGAAGCCCGACAGCTCAACGCGCCGGTCGAGTTCGCCGGCCGACCGTTTACGTGCATTCATCCGTTGCTCACCGACGTAACGGTCTCTCAGTGGGTCTACGACCACGAATCGGGCGTCCTGTTCACGGCGGAGGCGTTCGGACACTACCACGACCCAGGGAACTGTGACCTGACGACGGCTGAAATCGACGGTGGCCTGTCAGCGGATCACGTCGACGCGTTCTACCTCGATAAGATTCCGTTCGTCGACTACCTCGACCGCGAGCGACTCGGTAACGCCTTCGAAACGCTCTTCGACACCCTCGACGTGACGTACGTCGCTCCCATTCACGGCAATCCCATACCCGGCGAGCGTCTCGATCGCTACGTCGACGACGTAATCGAAGCGCTCGAGCCCCCGACGACAGCGTAA
- a CDS encoding acyl-CoA dehydrogenase family protein — MDFSYTNEQETFRHELRAWLEENAPEGWLEGPELPDDDAERVEFLRDWQRTLADDGWAGVHWPEEYGGRGASLVEQTIYREEMARINAPPQINLIGINLIAPTLIEVGTEAQKQRFLPEILSAEEIWCQGYSEPEAGSDVASLTTNAEANGDGEWLVNGQKIWTSYAHVADWCFLVTRTDDSGKKHEGLTVFLVEMDQDGISTEPIHQPHDDRTFNQVYFDDAVASEDLVVGEIDRGWDVVMTLSAFEHGSTSIYSIEQRYLDLLEYCRTETRNGMPLVERDRIRQQLADFDARIQAAKATHYRNVSKQAESGTPGPEGSMDLLISDELRHDLLNFAVNVQGPAAALWENGHNAFDETSGYIRSYGAWIAAGTGDIQRNIIGERVLGLPKDNKSKTSHRSE; from the coding sequence ATGGACTTTAGCTATACGAACGAACAGGAGACGTTTCGCCACGAGTTGCGCGCGTGGCTCGAGGAGAACGCGCCGGAGGGTTGGCTCGAGGGCCCGGAACTACCCGACGACGACGCCGAACGCGTCGAATTCCTTCGAGACTGGCAACGAACGTTGGCCGACGATGGGTGGGCAGGCGTCCATTGGCCCGAGGAGTACGGCGGTCGAGGTGCGTCGTTGGTCGAGCAGACGATCTATCGCGAAGAGATGGCGCGGATCAACGCACCGCCACAGATTAACCTCATCGGGATCAACCTCATCGCGCCGACGCTGATCGAAGTCGGAACCGAAGCACAGAAACAACGATTCCTGCCGGAGATCCTCAGTGCAGAGGAGATCTGGTGTCAGGGGTACTCCGAGCCGGAAGCGGGGTCGGACGTCGCGAGCCTCACGACGAACGCCGAGGCGAACGGCGACGGCGAGTGGCTCGTCAACGGCCAGAAGATCTGGACCAGTTACGCGCACGTCGCCGATTGGTGTTTCCTCGTCACGCGGACCGACGACTCCGGAAAGAAACACGAGGGGCTCACCGTGTTCCTCGTCGAAATGGATCAGGACGGAATCAGCACGGAACCGATCCACCAGCCACACGACGATCGGACGTTCAATCAGGTCTACTTCGACGATGCGGTCGCATCTGAGGATCTCGTCGTCGGCGAGATCGATCGGGGCTGGGACGTCGTCATGACGCTTTCGGCGTTCGAACACGGTTCGACGTCGATCTATTCGATCGAACAACGGTATCTGGACCTTCTCGAGTACTGTCGGACCGAGACGCGAAACGGAATGCCGTTGGTCGAGCGGGACCGGATCCGTCAGCAACTGGCAGATTTCGACGCACGAATTCAGGCGGCAAAGGCCACCCACTACAGGAACGTCAGTAAACAGGCGGAGTCAGGAACTCCCGGGCCGGAGGGGTCGATGGACCTCCTCATCAGCGACGAACTCAGACACGATCTGCTCAACTTCGCGGTGAACGTCCAGGGGCCGGCCGCGGCCCTGTGGGAGAACGGCCACAATGCCTTCGACGAGACGTCCGGCTACATCCGATCGTACGGCGCGTGGATCGCCGCCGGAACGGGCGATATCCAGCGAAACATCATCGGCGAGCGGGTGCTCGGCTTGCCGAAGGACAACAAGAGCAAAACGAGCCACCGGAGTGAGTAA
- a CDS encoding acyl-CoA dehydrogenase family protein, whose amino-acid sequence MDARLTEEHERVQETARKFIESEGGTDLARRQADGENVVDDLWDELADLDYTAITVPLEYGGFGEGMVYLAALLEAAGRYALPGPLPETAAVAVPLIRDLGTDDQRSTYLPAVADGDLRLSLAVYDDETEPLPGSIQMGAERLGEAETAEFRLDGTKTLVPYAGETDVVIVATRTRVSQGYDGVSLFAVETDHDAVETTRMDSLDWARPMYELSIDGLTVDEEALIGPLHGGGSALVTAMDRFSVAGTAMLVGAADRAVELSAEYGNEREQYGQPIGRFQAVKHRTADMWVDMQGARSLVYYAAWALDGDKPDAARAAAATKSFAADRLHRVFGDDIWNHGGMGFTWDHDAHIYLKQAKSWRNFLGSPEANRDRLIDARLATERNR is encoded by the coding sequence ATGGATGCGAGACTAACCGAGGAACACGAGCGCGTACAGGAGACCGCACGAAAATTCATCGAATCCGAGGGCGGAACCGACCTCGCGAGACGACAGGCGGACGGCGAGAACGTCGTCGACGACCTGTGGGACGAACTCGCCGATCTCGACTATACAGCGATCACCGTTCCGCTCGAGTACGGCGGATTCGGCGAGGGGATGGTGTACCTGGCGGCACTGCTCGAGGCGGCGGGTCGGTACGCGCTGCCCGGGCCGCTCCCCGAGACGGCGGCCGTCGCCGTGCCGTTGATCAGGGATCTCGGTACCGACGACCAACGGTCGACGTACCTCCCGGCGGTCGCTGATGGCGACCTACGTCTGAGCCTCGCCGTATACGACGACGAAACCGAACCTCTCCCGGGCAGTATTCAGATGGGAGCCGAGCGTCTCGGTGAAGCGGAGACGGCCGAGTTCCGGCTCGACGGGACGAAAACCCTGGTCCCGTACGCTGGGGAAACCGACGTGGTGATCGTCGCGACCCGAACCAGGGTGAGCCAGGGATACGACGGCGTCTCGCTGTTCGCGGTCGAAACCGATCACGATGCCGTCGAGACGACCCGGATGGACAGCCTCGATTGGGCCCGGCCGATGTACGAGCTTTCGATCGACGGACTCACCGTCGACGAGGAGGCGCTGATCGGCCCGCTCCACGGCGGCGGAAGCGCGCTCGTAACCGCGATGGATCGGTTTTCCGTCGCCGGCACCGCGATGCTCGTCGGAGCCGCTGACAGGGCAGTCGAGCTTTCCGCCGAATACGGCAACGAGCGCGAACAGTACGGGCAGCCGATCGGCCGGTTCCAGGCGGTTAAACACCGAACGGCCGATATGTGGGTTGACATGCAGGGTGCCCGCTCGCTGGTCTACTACGCCGCGTGGGCTCTCGACGGAGACAAACCGGACGCCGCACGCGCTGCCGCCGCAACGAAATCCTTCGCGGCTGACCGCTTGCACCGCGTCTTCGGCGACGATATCTGGAATCACGGCGGGATGGGGTTCACCTGGGACCACGACGCCCACATCTACCTGAAACAGGCCAAGAGCTGGCGAAACTTCCTCGGTTCCCCCGAAGCAAACCGAGACCGACTCATCGACGCACGACTCGCGACCGAACGAAACCGGTAA
- a CDS encoding OB-fold domain-containing protein, translating into MSGPRYHRTRRQDQRLVAFECQSCDYVSFPDEKRTCKRCGDAPATFEEVQLAERGEIQTFVVQEYLPDDIEVPQPLAIVDLPQADGSGESARVYGLLTETELEELSVGTEVVARFRELFDDGERPINSFKFSVPREVKR; encoded by the coding sequence ATGAGCGGACCACGATATCACCGAACCAGGAGACAAGATCAGCGGCTGGTGGCCTTCGAGTGCCAGTCGTGTGACTACGTATCGTTTCCCGACGAAAAACGGACGTGCAAACGCTGTGGCGACGCACCGGCGACCTTCGAGGAGGTACAGCTTGCCGAACGAGGCGAGATACAGACCTTCGTCGTCCAGGAGTACCTCCCCGACGACATCGAAGTGCCACAACCGCTGGCGATCGTCGACCTGCCACAGGCGGACGGGTCGGGCGAATCCGCTCGCGTCTACGGGCTGTTGACCGAAACGGAACTCGAGGAACTGTCGGTCGGGACCGAGGTCGTCGCCCGGTTCCGTGAACTGTTCGACGACGGCGAGCGGCCGATTAACTCCTTCAAGTTCTCGGTCCCCCGCGAGGTGAAACGATGA
- a CDS encoding thiolase family protein gives MTDAHVVGSGIIDFGEKYEWSFDDLLEGAYLDLVESVDHGINPTADIDAIWYGTLDIANEGSSGAAVAHATGLFEKPATQIVNACATGSDAFRNAVQAVKAGDIEVALVIGAEKMLDSTEGLIGGAALERLWRGRGVTMPAFFGMRATRHMEQYDTTREQIAEVSVKNHENGTKYPHAHQQFECSVDDVMESATVSYPLNLYDCCPVTDGACAVLVTNDERSREFTDAPVRVAGYGFSTDSFMRGDDLALTNFPASRQASSMAYERSGYGPDDIDVAEVHDCFSITELITYEDLGFCEQGEAGAFIDEGIPHLDGEKPVNPSGGLLSKGHPIGATGVAQIAEIFEQLRGEAGDVQVPDAEVGLQHNIGIGRNATGAVSCVNVLER, from the coding sequence ATGACCGACGCACACGTCGTGGGATCGGGTATCATCGACTTCGGCGAGAAGTACGAGTGGTCGTTCGACGACCTCCTCGAGGGGGCGTACCTCGACCTCGTCGAAAGCGTCGATCACGGTATCAATCCGACGGCCGACATCGACGCGATCTGGTACGGCACCCTCGATATCGCGAACGAGGGATCCTCGGGCGCGGCCGTTGCCCACGCAACTGGCCTCTTCGAGAAGCCGGCGACCCAGATCGTCAATGCCTGTGCAACTGGCAGCGACGCGTTCCGAAACGCTGTCCAGGCCGTCAAGGCCGGCGACATCGAGGTTGCACTCGTCATCGGCGCGGAGAAGATGCTCGATTCGACGGAAGGACTCATCGGCGGCGCCGCCCTCGAGCGCCTCTGGCGCGGGCGAGGCGTGACGATGCCCGCGTTCTTCGGCATGCGAGCGACTCGGCACATGGAGCAGTACGACACCACCCGCGAGCAGATCGCGGAGGTATCCGTCAAGAACCACGAGAACGGGACGAAATACCCCCACGCCCACCAGCAGTTCGAGTGCTCGGTCGACGACGTTATGGAATCAGCGACCGTGTCGTACCCGCTCAACCTCTACGACTGCTGTCCCGTGACCGACGGCGCGTGTGCGGTGCTCGTGACCAACGACGAGCGTTCCCGCGAGTTTACCGACGCGCCGGTTCGCGTCGCCGGCTACGGCTTCTCGACGGACTCGTTCATGCGCGGCGACGACCTGGCGCTGACGAACTTCCCGGCCTCGAGGCAGGCCTCGAGTATGGCCTACGAGCGGTCGGGCTACGGCCCCGACGATATCGACGTCGCCGAGGTCCACGACTGCTTCTCGATCACCGAACTGATCACCTACGAGGACCTCGGGTTCTGCGAGCAAGGAGAGGCTGGTGCCTTCATCGACGAGGGCATTCCACATCTCGACGGCGAAAAGCCGGTGAACCCCTCCGGCGGCCTCCTCTCGAAGGGCCATCCGATCGGGGCCACCGGCGTCGCACAGATTGCCGAAATCTTCGAACAGCTTCGGGGCGAAGCTGGCGACGTGCAGGTTCCCGACGCCGAGGTCGGCCTCCAGCACAACATCGGGATCGGTCGCAATGCGACCGGAGCGGTGTCCTGTGTGAACGTTCTGGAGCGGTAG
- a CDS encoding alpha/beta fold hydrolase, with protein MTRSNGIDEGAHGTERVNDVSIHYVTAGSGPPLVLLHGWPQTWYEWREVIPAFASEYTVIAPDLRGMGDSTTPLSGYDKDTVATDIRELVHALGHGDERIALVGHDWGMPTAYAYAAQYREEVAALCVLEAGLPGIREDEKRHFWHTRFHGVRDLPERLVAGRERLYLEWFYKKGAYDPAAIDSDARDEYVRCYSQPGGLRGGFEYYRAYDDDAENNAAHAETPLEIPVLALGGEASFRSLPIEDMNAVATDVEGEVLENAGHWIPEERPEYFVERVGSFLETATK; from the coding sequence ATGACTAGGTCGAACGGAATCGACGAGGGAGCGCACGGGACGGAGCGTGTCAACGACGTTTCGATACACTACGTAACCGCCGGGTCGGGCCCGCCGCTGGTCTTGCTCCACGGCTGGCCACAGACCTGGTACGAGTGGCGGGAGGTCATTCCGGCGTTCGCCAGCGAATACACCGTGATCGCGCCCGATCTTCGTGGGATGGGTGATTCAACGACGCCACTGTCAGGGTACGACAAGGACACCGTCGCGACGGATATTCGGGAACTCGTCCACGCACTCGGACACGGTGACGAACGAATCGCGCTCGTCGGGCACGACTGGGGGATGCCGACGGCCTACGCGTACGCGGCCCAGTATAGAGAAGAAGTCGCGGCGCTGTGCGTCCTCGAGGCGGGGCTGCCGGGCATCCGCGAAGACGAAAAGCGTCACTTCTGGCACACGCGTTTCCACGGCGTTCGGGACTTGCCGGAGCGACTCGTCGCCGGTCGGGAACGGCTGTACCTCGAGTGGTTCTACAAGAAGGGCGCGTACGACCCCGCCGCGATCGATTCCGACGCCCGAGACGAGTACGTTCGCTGTTACTCCCAACCCGGCGGACTTCGCGGGGGCTTCGAATACTACCGTGCGTACGACGACGACGCCGAGAACAACGCAGCTCACGCCGAAACGCCCCTCGAGATACCCGTGCTCGCACTCGGCGGTGAGGCGTCGTTTCGCAGCCTTCCAATCGAGGACATGAACGCGGTCGCGACCGACGTCGAGGGGGAGGTCCTCGAGAACGCCGGTCACTGGATTCCCGAGGAGCGCCCGGAGTACTTCGTCGAACGGGTGGGGTCGTTTCTCGAGACCGCGACAAAATAG
- a CDS encoding flavin reductase family protein has protein sequence MQIDPRDDTHSMYRTLTGLVVPRPIGWISTRSSAGVDNLAPYSFFNAVSVDPPILMFSPIDRPDGLTDTTLNVRETEEFVVNLVTNEFADAMNQTSAELPSSESEFDDADLEREAAAVVEPPRVAGVAAAFECELHDVLDVGSSSLVLGEVVSVYVRDDVTTNGKVDTSKLDIVGRLSGGSYDRIDNRFEMERPD, from the coding sequence ATGCAGATTGACCCACGCGATGACACCCACTCGATGTACCGAACCCTGACCGGGCTCGTCGTTCCACGTCCGATCGGCTGGATCAGTACCCGAAGCAGCGCAGGCGTCGACAACCTCGCCCCCTACAGCTTCTTCAACGCCGTCAGCGTCGATCCGCCGATCCTCATGTTCTCTCCGATCGATAGACCTGACGGCCTCACGGATACGACGCTCAACGTCCGAGAAACCGAAGAGTTCGTCGTCAATCTCGTCACCAACGAGTTCGCCGACGCGATGAATCAGACGAGCGCCGAACTGCCGTCGTCCGAGAGCGAGTTCGACGACGCGGATCTCGAGCGAGAAGCCGCTGCGGTCGTCGAACCGCCTCGAGTCGCGGGGGTGGCCGCCGCCTTCGAGTGTGAACTACACGACGTTCTCGACGTCGGCTCGAGTTCGCTCGTCTTGGGAGAAGTCGTTTCGGTCTACGTCCGCGACGACGTCACCACAAACGGAAAAGTCGACACGTCGAAACTCGACATCGTCGGTCGACTCTCCGGTGGATCCTACGACAGGATCGACAATCGATTCGAGATGGAGCGACCGGACTAA
- a CDS encoding acyl-CoA synthetase has product MPFKDAYEAAATLYDDEAGWEEHAHVGDRQSFNIGTEALGRHGESDEVGLRIRDFESGETETYTFAELDAAANRVANYLVEHTDSGARIGAKLPTQFELYAVVFGTIKAGRIYLPLAPVFGPDALNYRLEDSRASVLFTTESGCEIVDADLPALDRIVTVDGGSVDGSVAVDSYDVVRDHDDDFDAVETHPDDPFTLTYTSGTTGSPKGVLSPHRAPVELYAYTEYVVNLRPDDVYLVAASPSWSYGLNMGTIMSGIRGTAIGCYRGQFNPHTFFETLEQWGVDNAMIPPTALRQSRAAGIDLSEYDIDLRVLISAGEALDQDTVDWCEEGLGAPPQDSYGLTEGGMVVCNYAFDDWEVKPGSMGRVLPGAEVTLLDEDGNEVEQGEVGEIAIKRTESPTGSYWGRPEKSLDTFTGQWLRTGDLARRDEDDYFWYVSRADNVIISSGYRIGPEEVEETLLNHPAVEEAAVVGKDDETRGKLVAAYVTLVGEYEPSPELEDELSDFAREELSKHEYPREIEFIGELPKTASGKIKRAELSD; this is encoded by the coding sequence ATGCCATTCAAGGATGCATACGAAGCGGCAGCCACTCTGTACGACGACGAAGCCGGTTGGGAGGAACACGCCCACGTTGGCGACCGGCAGTCGTTCAACATCGGGACCGAAGCGCTCGGCCGCCACGGTGAGTCGGACGAGGTCGGCCTCCGAATCCGTGACTTCGAGAGCGGCGAGACGGAGACGTACACGTTCGCCGAACTCGACGCCGCTGCAAACCGGGTTGCGAACTACTTGGTCGAACACACGGACAGCGGTGCCCGAATTGGCGCGAAACTCCCCACCCAGTTCGAGCTGTACGCAGTCGTCTTCGGGACGATCAAAGCCGGCAGAATCTATCTTCCGTTGGCTCCCGTCTTCGGACCGGACGCGCTGAACTATCGACTCGAGGACTCGCGAGCGTCGGTCCTGTTTACGACCGAGAGCGGCTGTGAGATCGTCGATGCTGACTTGCCTGCACTCGATCGGATCGTCACCGTAGACGGTGGATCCGTCGACGGTTCGGTAGCCGTCGACAGCTACGACGTCGTTCGGGATCACGACGACGACTTCGACGCCGTCGAGACACATCCAGACGACCCGTTCACCCTCACGTACACCTCCGGAACGACGGGTTCGCCGAAGGGCGTGCTCAGTCCACACCGAGCGCCCGTCGAACTCTATGCATACACCGAGTACGTCGTCAACTTGCGTCCCGACGACGTCTACCTCGTTGCCGCATCGCCCTCGTGGTCGTACGGACTCAACATGGGCACGATCATGTCCGGAATCCGTGGGACAGCGATCGGTTGCTATCGCGGACAGTTCAACCCTCACACGTTCTTCGAGACCCTCGAGCAGTGGGGCGTCGACAACGCGATGATTCCCCCGACGGCACTCCGCCAGTCTCGAGCCGCCGGGATCGATCTGAGCGAGTACGACATCGATCTCCGGGTGTTGATCTCGGCGGGGGAGGCACTCGATCAGGACACCGTCGACTGGTGTGAAGAGGGACTCGGCGCGCCGCCACAGGACTCCTACGGCCTCACGGAAGGCGGGATGGTCGTCTGCAACTACGCGTTCGACGATTGGGAGGTCAAACCCGGCAGCATGGGGAGAGTCCTTCCCGGCGCGGAGGTTACGTTACTGGACGAAGACGGGAACGAAGTCGAACAGGGAGAAGTCGGCGAGATCGCGATCAAACGCACCGAATCCCCGACCGGGTCGTACTGGGGGCGTCCCGAGAAGAGCCTCGATACGTTTACCGGCCAGTGGCTGCGAACCGGCGATCTCGCCAGACGAGACGAAGACGACTACTTCTGGTACGTGAGTCGCGCTGACAACGTCATTATCTCCTCGGGCTATCGCATCGGTCCCGAAGAAGTCGAGGAGACGCTGTTGAACCACCCTGCGGTAGAGGAGGCTGCAGTCGTCGGCAAGGACGACGAAACCCGCGGCAAACTCGTCGCAGCGTACGTGACCCTCGTCGGCGAGTACGAGCCGTCGCCGGAACTCGAGGACGAACTCAGCGACTTCGCCAGAGAAGAACTCTCGAAACACGAGTATCCACGCGAAATCGAATTCATCGGTGAACTCCCGAAGACAGCGAGCGGGAAGATCAAACGCGCGGAACTCTCGGACTGA
- a CDS encoding ABC transporter substrate-binding protein, with translation MSNGNITRRDALGGIGVAGAGLVAGCIGGSDDDELHILTDLSSDEWQEYWENDLIPGYEEEYGLPVEHEYTGLDEVGRQRLATLMQAQDPPGIFHASLPEIGDLVNQGQLADVGDVLDDLEDEWGEPVFKYLLEPIDEQIVNIPHGPYIGCLQYREDLYDELDLEVPETWDDLLENAQAIDEMDNDVRGFGLSAGPEGKPDADFSCWLVNAGGDRFRWNSDDEVELAYEEDDVLAVFELLQELEQYSPDPASLDYGTTIEYWASGRLGQCIMLNAWVCSAAYEAGAEEVALNTKQEVVPHREGVDPDVRGFVTMTGAPVLEGATHTDGAKDFNRYMYGPDRHIDVSLMEPMRFLPPYESILEHEEYRSADVFQIDDGYFLERNEYLLQEIAPQVSDSESPTTPETLGLLSFDIDAQMTNRLIVEEEDPEDVYEWGMDELERRFEDVKAAANY, from the coding sequence ATGTCAAACGGTAACATTACACGCCGAGACGCACTCGGAGGGATCGGTGTTGCTGGAGCAGGTCTCGTAGCCGGGTGCATCGGCGGCTCAGACGACGACGAACTGCACATACTCACCGATCTGTCGAGCGACGAATGGCAGGAGTACTGGGAGAACGACCTCATTCCCGGCTACGAGGAGGAGTACGGGCTCCCCGTCGAACACGAGTACACCGGTCTCGACGAAGTCGGGCGACAGCGACTCGCGACGTTGATGCAGGCACAGGATCCACCGGGAATATTCCACGCGAGCCTCCCCGAAATCGGCGACCTGGTCAATCAGGGACAACTCGCCGACGTCGGCGACGTGCTCGACGACCTCGAAGACGAGTGGGGTGAGCCGGTGTTCAAGTACCTCCTCGAGCCGATCGACGAGCAGATCGTAAATATTCCACACGGCCCGTACATCGGGTGTCTACAGTATCGTGAAGACCTTTACGACGAACTCGATCTCGAGGTTCCCGAAACGTGGGACGACCTCCTCGAGAACGCGCAGGCGATAGACGAGATGGACAACGACGTCCGTGGGTTCGGGCTCTCGGCCGGTCCGGAAGGAAAACCGGACGCCGACTTCTCGTGTTGGCTCGTGAACGCCGGTGGCGACCGGTTTCGATGGAATAGTGACGACGAAGTCGAGTTAGCCTACGAGGAAGACGACGTCCTGGCCGTTTTCGAGTTGCTCCAGGAACTCGAACAGTACTCGCCGGACCCGGCGAGTCTGGATTATGGCACGACGATCGAGTACTGGGCAAGCGGCCGTCTCGGCCAGTGTATCATGCTCAACGCGTGGGTCTGTTCGGCAGCCTACGAAGCCGGTGCGGAGGAGGTCGCGCTCAACACGAAACAAGAAGTCGTGCCCCACCGAGAGGGCGTCGATCCGGACGTTCGCGGCTTCGTAACGATGACCGGTGCACCGGTACTCGAGGGCGCGACCCACACCGACGGGGCGAAAGACTTCAATCGGTACATGTACGGTCCCGACCGACACATCGACGTCAGTTTGATGGAGCCGATGCGATTCCTGCCACCGTACGAATCGATTCTCGAGCACGAGGAGTACCGCAGCGCCGACGTGTTCCAGATTGACGATGGCTACTTCCTCGAGCGAAACGAGTACCTCCTCCAGGAGATTGCACCGCAGGTATCGGATTCGGAGAGTCCGACGACGCCGGAGACGCTCGGTTTGCTCTCGTTCGACATCGACGCCCAGATGACCAACCGACTCATCGTCGAAGAAGAGGATCCTGAGGACGTCTACGAGTGGGGGATGGACGAACTCGAGCGACGGTTCGAAGACGTCAAAGCGGCTGCGAATTACTGA